In one Cloacibacillus porcorum genomic region, the following are encoded:
- a CDS encoding type II toxin-antitoxin system RelB/DinJ family antitoxin, producing the protein MAAKSANLYARIEPDVKEQAEGILSALGIPASNAINMFYKQIILHRGLPFEVKIPSARPVDMRALSDAEINAELERGYADAKAGRTKPAGRAFADIHKDYDL; encoded by the coding sequence ATGGCGGCTAAATCGGCAAATTTATATGCGCGAATCGAACCGGACGTTAAAGAGCAGGCGGAAGGCATACTTTCCGCGCTCGGAATCCCAGCCTCGAACGCTATCAATATGTTTTACAAACAGATCATTCTTCATAGAGGGCTTCCCTTTGAGGTGAAGATTCCTTCCGCACGTCCAGTGGACATGAGAGCTTTATCCGACGCGGAGATAAATGCCGAACTGGAAAGAGGATATGCCGACGCGAAAGCTGGGCGAACTAAACCGGCAGGCAGAGCATTTGCTGACATCCACAAAGATTATGATCTTTGA
- a CDS encoding type II toxin-antitoxin system RelE/ParE family toxin: MLTSTKIMIFEIEISAQADADLRGVYEYIAFELQSPENARGQLDRLEKSIISLSQMPERFREYENEPWHSRGLRVMPVGSYCVFYILNIEKAVVTIIRVMYGGRDIEAQLKKNAKI, translated from the coding sequence TTGCTGACATCCACAAAGATTATGATCTTTGAAATTGAAATTTCGGCGCAGGCGGATGCCGACCTCCGCGGCGTATACGAATATATCGCTTTTGAACTGCAGTCGCCTGAAAACGCCCGCGGACAGCTTGACCGCCTAGAAAAAAGCATCATAAGCCTCAGCCAAATGCCGGAACGCTTTCGTGAATATGAGAATGAGCCATGGCACAGTCGTGGGCTCCGCGTCATGCCTGTCGGCAGCTACTGCGTATTTTACATTCTTAACATAGAAAAAGCCGTCGTCACAATTATCCGAGTCATGTACGGCGGCCGTGATATTGAAGCTCAGCTTAAAAAGAACGCAAAAATATAA